The nucleotide sequence TTGATCTTACCCATGCCAATTTCGTTACCTCCATCACCTATTGCAATGGTAGGACAGCTTGCATCAATAACAAAGTAGTCAAAACAGGCGCAGCGTGCACTGATATCTTCACCTCGCATGTTTGCATAATGGCCCTGTGCTGTTAACCCTGGACGTTCGATTGAGATAACCACATCCGGTTGGTATTTTTGTAAAGCTAATTTTGCTTGTTGACGACCGTTTTTAATATCATTAATCGACATTTGTTCACATTTAAAATCGTCTTTTATTGCTTTAAAAAATGGATTACCACAAACCAGCACAGGGTTTGCACCAAGTGATTTTAATGCATTGTATAAAGCGATGGCGCCCACTGGTCCATCTGTTTCAAACGTATCTGCAACAGGAAAACCTGTACCAATTAATATTGTTCCTTTCTTGGAGAACAAGGTTTTGGCCGCTCGATAGTAATAACCAGACTCTAATGCTCTTTGCATTAGCTTCATACCTCGCGGATTTAAAGCAACCATTAAATCTTCAATGCTCTTGCTTAGCTCGATTTCTTGTTGTTCTATATGTTGCAAATTAATGGCCTTGATCTAAATGAAATTAGTAAAATAATCAGTCGTTAGAGATTAAGAGCTAAGAAACGGTATCGTTTTAATACCAATTTTTTCGTGTTTATACCGCTCTAAGTGCAATAGATTATGTGCATCTTCGATACTGATTTGTTCAAACATAATTTTAGCACCAGTTTTACACTGTCCAAGTTTTGCTAAGTCAATGGAAAATACTGACCCTATTTTGGGGTAACCACCAATTGTTTGCCGATCGTTGAGTAATACAATAGGCTGACCATTAGGTGGGACTTGAATCGCTCCAAGGCATATACCTTCTGATAATATCCCGTTAATATTAGGCTTTATTGTCGGCCCTTCTAACCGGTATCCCATACGATCAAAGCTATCACTTACTTGGTACTCACTCGAAAAAAACAATTGTTTTTGTACGTTGCTAAAGGCATCTTGTTGATAGCCTAAGATCACCCTTAAAGTAACCTCATTATGATAACTTGGTTTGTTTTTAACTATGTTATGAGTTTGGCTTTGGCATTGTTTTTGGTTTTGACTTTCTTTTTCACTTTTAATCGCTGTTTCAACACTTGTGCTTTTATCTGAATTGCACGGCAACAAATCACCAACTGCTAATTTATCACCTCTTATACCACCAATATGTTCTCTAACAACCGTACTGGTACTACCAAACATCGGTTTTACCTTAAAACCACCTTTAACTGCTAGATAGCTTCGAACACCTGTTTTCGCAAAACCAATCGCTACTTTATCGCCTTTATTAATGCTTACGCTTTGCCATAACGGTTGCTTTCTACCATTGATGGTAAACGGCATATCGGCACCGGTAACAGCGATTATTGTGTCTATATTTGATTCAAACTCTAATCCACCTAACGAGATTTCTATCGCTGTTAGATTTTCATCGTTTGTACAAAGTAAATTCGCCAATTTGAAAGCATTACAATCAACAGGACCGCCAGTTGTAAGTCCATTATGATGTTGGCCAAATCGACCTAAATCTTGCAGTAACGATAACATCCCTGGTGAAGTTACTCTAAATCCAAGGTGCATTTCGCTATTTGCTTTATTACTAGACGAATTCATGACTATAGCACTCCACCTAATTCTAAAAACTGCTCCCTAGATATGGCTGTGAACTTTACTCTGTTTGCAGAAGAAATTGGCATTGTTGGATTATTGTTGCGGTCAAACATTTGAATTGGACATAGACCGATAATATTCCAGCCACCAGGCGATTGAGCGGGATATACTGCGGTTTGGCGATCTGCTATTGCAACTGCTCCCTTAGGAACCTTTAATCGAGGTGATGCTAATCGAGGCATTGCGATACGCTCGTCAACTTCTCCTAAATAAGCAAAACCTGGGGCAAAACCTATGGCATAGACTCGATATTCGGTTTGTTGATGGATATCAATGACTTGTTCTACCGATAACCCTGATTTTTCAGCGATTAGCGCTAAATCTTGCCCTGATTCTTCAGAATAATAGACTGGCAGGGTAATTAACTCCCCTTCTTTAATTGAGGTATCTGACAGTGATAACAACACTTCTTTAATGGCTGTTTTTGCCGCAAAAGGATCTATCAATAATGGATCGTATATCACTAATAAAGACGCATAGGATGGTATTAAATCAATAAGCTTTTCAGCCAATGTCATTTTTAATTGAGTAGCACATACTTGTATCTGTGCTGAAGTCTCTGTAGATACGGAATCAGCAAAGTAAATGATGTAAGAGTTTTCCCCTGCGATCGATATCTTCATTTAAGAGATGCACTCTCTAATCGCTTCAATGGCATTCACGCCTTCGATATTATCACCGTGAACGCACAAAGTATCAGCAATAATCTCCATTGTATTGCCGCTAACAGTAGTAACCGTACCACTTTCTTTTAACTGTTTTACTTGCGCGAGCATTTTCTCCTTGCTTAGCACTGCTCCCGTTTTATTTCTTGATAGCAGTTTGCCATTGTCGTCATAACAACGATCGGCAAATGCTTCGAACCAAAGTTCAATGCCAACTTCATTTGCTTCTGCAGTATGTTTTTTGTGCTCTGGTGTTGCTTGTAACATTAATACGACATCTTGATGAAAACTTGCAACCGCTGACATAATCGCTAGCCTAACGTCTTGCTTTGCCATCATGTCGTTATAAAGCGCACCATGAGGTTTTACATAGTTAACGCTAAGTCCTTGTGTTGCTGCCATGCCACTAATTGCCGACAATTGATAATGAATCATGGCTCTTATTTCTTCAGTTGAACAATTCATGCTACGACGACCAAAACCGACAATATCCGGATACCCAGGATGAGCGCCAACCATTACGTTATGTTTTTTAGCTAAAGTTAATGTATTCTGAAGAACTAGCGGGTCACCAGCATGAAAACCGCAGGCAATGTTCGCTTGATCAATATGAGGCATTACTTGTTCATCTAGGCCCATCGTCCAAGAGCCGAAACTTTCGCCAAGATCACAATTTAGTAGCAATGACATAATTAA is from Thalassotalea crassostreae and encodes:
- a CDS encoding DUF4392 domain-containing protein produces the protein MQHIEQQEIELSKSIEDLMVALNPRGMKLMQRALESGYYYRAAKTLFSKKGTILIGTGFPVADTFETDGPVGAIALYNALKSLGANPVLVCGNPFFKAIKDDFKCEQMSINDIKNGRQQAKLALQKYQPDVVISIERPGLTAQGHYANMRGEDISARCACFDYFVIDASCPTIAIGDGGNEIGMGKIKDTIKQLDITPSQTSCDELLIADVSNWAAYGIIAFLGKWSNKDLLADVDSLALLKFISKRGSVDGVTRLNELTEDSLPASAGREIIETLRKLTGFA
- a CDS encoding biotin-dependent carboxyltransferase family protein — its product is MNSSSNKANSEMHLGFRVTSPGMLSLLQDLGRFGQHHNGLTTGGPVDCNAFKLANLLCTNDENLTAIEISLGGLEFESNIDTIIAVTGADMPFTINGRKQPLWQSVSINKGDKVAIGFAKTGVRSYLAVKGGFKVKPMFGSTSTVVREHIGGIRGDKLAVGDLLPCNSDKSTSVETAIKSEKESQNQKQCQSQTHNIVKNKPSYHNEVTLRVILGYQQDAFSNVQKQLFFSSEYQVSDSFDRMGYRLEGPTIKPNINGILSEGICLGAIQVPPNGQPIVLLNDRQTIGGYPKIGSVFSIDLAKLGQCKTGAKIMFEQISIEDAHNLLHLERYKHEKIGIKTIPFLSS
- the pxpB gene encoding 5-oxoprolinase subunit PxpB, producing MKISIAGENSYIIYFADSVSTETSAQIQVCATQLKMTLAEKLIDLIPSYASLLVIYDPLLIDPFAAKTAIKEVLLSLSDTSIKEGELITLPVYYSEESGQDLALIAEKSGLSVEQVIDIHQQTEYRVYAIGFAPGFAYLGEVDERIAMPRLASPRLKVPKGAVAIADRQTAVYPAQSPGGWNIIGLCPIQMFDRNNNPTMPISSANRVKFTAISREQFLELGGVL
- a CDS encoding 5-oxoprolinase subunit PxpA, with the protein product MLLNCDLGESFGSWTMGLDEQVMPHIDQANIACGFHAGDPLVLQNTLTLAKKHNVMVGAHPGYPDIVGFGRRSMNCSTEEIRAMIHYQLSAISGMAATQGLSVNYVKPHGALYNDMMAKQDVRLAIMSAVASFHQDVVLMLQATPEHKKHTAEANEVGIELWFEAFADRCYDDNGKLLSRNKTGAVLSKEKMLAQVKQLKESGTVTTVSGNTMEIIADTLCVHGDNIEGVNAIEAIRECIS